A genomic stretch from Oreochromis niloticus isolate F11D_XX linkage group LG11, O_niloticus_UMD_NMBU, whole genome shotgun sequence includes:
- the gnl1 gene encoding guanine nucleotide-binding protein-like 1, producing MPRKKPFSNKQKKKQLQVKRERKRGDTGSGPSSRNASVERGGERQSDTSDSETTDLRRINQQPFNREGRYDPNRFRLHFEKESKEEVEKRKKLAREKVLQQVSDKELEVDINDIYPSEKGLGFPRRPSWNYEMTRESLLRKEEKSYRDYLDDLHSRNPPGSLSHFEHNLETWRQLWRVLEMSDVILLIVDIRHPVLQFPPDLYHYITGELQKHVVLVLNKADLCPPPLVIAWKHHMASQFPHLEIVCFTSHRGQPYSTVLQKKRMRRKADWSYAGGPLDILKSCQEITSGRVDLSSWEQKIQRDAVSERLDGERTDEGAESVLVEHQSDSALEMSGPSQELYKDGVLTLGCIGFPNVGKSSVINSLVGRKVVSVSRTPGHTKYFQTYYLTPTVKLCDCPGLVFPSRVNKQLQILAGIYPVSQLQEPYSSVGYLCERTPFLSILKLKHPSLQENEGNQESEEPSWTAWDVCEAWAERRGYKTAKAARNDVYRAANSLLRLAIDGRLCLCLRPPGYSCLREHWENHPDLPEIMALQGRATEEEGTAERDDEEDGESSTEPEEERDRDADDDEDGDGDDEDEGFGHPRRSNDKPSGFTVNMYNVLRENECE from the exons atgcCCCGGAAAAAGCCATTTagcaacaaacaaaagaagaaacagcTACAAGTCAAacgggagagaaagagag GTGACACAGGCTCTGGGCCAAGCAGTCGCAATGCCAGTGTGGAGCGAGGAGGAGAGCGGCAGTCAGATACCTCAGACAGCGAGACCACTGATCTTAGAAGAATAAATCAGCAGCCCTTCAACAGAGAAGGAAGATATGACCCTAACAG gttCCGACTGCACTTTGAGAAAGAGAGTAAAGAGGAAgtggagaagaggaagaagctgGCCAGGGAAAAGGTGCTGCAACAAGTGTCAGACAAAGAACTTGAGGTTGACATCAATGACATCTACCCCTCAGAGAAAG GCCTTGGTTTCCCACGACGGCCGTCCTGGAATTATGAGATGACACGGGAGAGCCTGCTGAGGAAAGAGGAGAAATCGTACAGAGACTACCTGGATGACTTGCACTCCAGAAACCCACCTGGCTCTCTCAGCCACTTTGAGCACAATTTGGAG ACGTGGAGGCAGCTTTGGAGAGTCTTGGAGATGTCGGATGTGATTCTTCTCATTGTTGACATCAGGCATCCG GTGCTGCAGTTCCCTCCAGACTTGTATCACTACATCACTGGAGAGCTACAGAAGCACGTGGTCCTGGTATTGAACAAAGCTGACCTGTGTCCTCCACCACTAGTAATCGCTTGGAAACACCACATGGCCTCCCAGTTCCCCCACCTGGAAATAGTTTGCTTCACCTCACACCGTGGCCAGCCATACAGCACAG TCCTCCAgaagaagaggatgaggagAAAGGCTGACTGGAGTTACGCTGGAGGTCCTTTAGATATCCTAAAGTCTTGCCAGGAGATCACATCAGGGAGAG TTGACCTCTCCAGCTGGGAGCAGAAGATTCAGAGAGATGCTGTTTCTGAGCGGCTGGACGGAGAACGGACAGATGAAGGAGCAGAGTCTGTCTTGGTGGAGCATCAAAGTGATAGTGCTTTGGAGATGAGCGGTCCATCACAGGAACTCTACAAAGATGGTGTTCTTACATTGGGCTGCATAG GTTTTCCCAATGTTGGTAAATCTTCAGTTATAAACAGCCTGGTGGGAAGGAAGGTGGTAAGCGTGTCTCGAACCCCAGGTCACACCAAATACTTCCAGACCTACTACCTCACTCCGACAGTCAAGCTCTGTGACTGCCCCGGGCTGGTCTTCCCCTCCCGTGTCAATAAGCAGTTACAG ATTCTGGCAGGCATCTACCCAGTGTCTCAGCTACAAGAACCCTACAGCTCAGTGGGTTATCTGTGTGAGAGGACTCCCTTCCTTTCCATACTGAAGCTCAAACATCCCAGTCTGCAGGAAAATGAAGGAAACCAGGAGTCTGAGGAGCCCAGCTGGACCGCCTGGGATGTGTGCGAGG CTTGGGCGGAGAGAAGAGGCTACAAGACAGCGAAAGCAGCTCGCAACGACGTGTACCGTGCAGCCAATAGCCTCCTTAGGTTGGCGATTGATGGCAGATTGTGCCTCTGCCTCAGACCGCCTGGGTACAGCTGCTTGAGAG AGCACTGGGAAAATCACCCAGACTTGCCGGAGATTATGGCTCTTCAAGGAAGAGCAACAGAGGAAGAAGGAACCGCAGAGAGGGACGATGAGGAGGATGGCGAGTCCAGCACCGAgccagaggaagagagagacagGGATGCAGACGATGACGAGGACGGAGATGGGGACGATGAAGATGAGGGGTTCGGGCATCCGAGACGAAGCAACGATAAGCCATCTGGCTTTACGGTCAACATGTACAACGTCCTTCGGGAAAATGAGTGCGAGTGA
- the znf384b gene encoding zinc finger protein 384b isoform X2, protein MMEDSHFNSSYFWSPVPTMPGQIENAMFLNKVKEQQEKSASFSASSASHYQTTLLTIPTPGAKTDGGGQAGSAAHLHPPHSTQNITVLPVPSTGIMTAAGLVITTPQGTLVSPTSSQSFVSGHPATTMIVSALHSSEKKEADGNSHVVVMPAPSKRGRKKKTTVSRVGPLGMPGNETVILAHLTPGGQVTTLQHHARDPYDLSNEDEDHASKDSTKTYRNHTDAKPHKCPHCTKSFANSSYLAQHIRIHTGVKPYTCSYCEKSFRQLSHLQQHSRIHTGDRPYKCSHPGCEKSFTQLSNLQSHRRQHNKDKPYKCPNCNKGYIDAASLEVHMSTHTVKHARIYSCGLCNRTYTSETYLVKHMEKHNPDQLTASAVMAAQPAQQNQSQAQGQAGAQSRVESADGASSRPGGAGSGAAGRGQQGHSQSNYPQTESISCPFDLHQYKTVSANDIQYKPVSVADISTHKDLCLTVSASTIQVEHLNS, encoded by the exons ATGATGGAAGACTCTCATTTTAATTCATCATATTTCTGGTCTCCAGTCCCCACTATGCCCGGACAG ATTGAGAATGCCATGTTCCTAAACAAAGTAAAAGAGCAACAGGAAAAAAGCGCTTCCTTctctgcttcctctgcatcTCACTACCAGACGACTCTTCTCACCATCCCCACGCCTGGGGCCAAGACAGATGGAGGAGGCCAGGCTGGTAGTGCGGCGCACCTCCACCCTCCGCACAGCACCCAGAACATCACAGTGTTGCCTGTCCCCTCCACAGGCATCATGACAGCAG CTGGTCTGGTGATCACGACTCCTCAGGGAACTCTAGTCTCTCCAACCTCCTCTCAGTCGTTTGTGTCCGGCCATCCTGCAACAACCATGATTGTTTCAGCGCTCCATTCTTCAG aaaaaaaagaagcggACGGGAATTCACATGTGGTTGTGATGCCAGCGCCCTCCAAACGAGGGAGAAAGAAGAAGACCACAGTGTCTCGTGTTGGTCCTCTGGGCATGCCGGGAAATGAAACTGTAATACTGGCTCATCTGACGCCAGGTGGCCAG GTGACAACTTTGCAGCATCATGCTAGAGATCCATATGATCTCTCAAATGAAGACGAAGACCATGCCTCGAAAGATAGCACGAAAACATacag GAACCACACAGATGCAAAGCCCCACAAGTGTCCCCATTGTACCAAGTCATTTGCCAACTCTAGTTACCTGGCCCAACATATCCGCATCCACACCGGAGTGAAACCCTACACCTGTTCCTACTGCGAAAAGTCCTTCAGACAGCTGAGTCACCTTCAGCAGCACAGCAG gATTCATACCGGAGATCGGCCATACAAGTGCAGTCACCCAGGCTGTGAGAAATCCTTCACGCAACTCTCAAATTTACAG TCTCACCGGCGTCAACACAACAAAGACAAGCCTTACAAGTGCCCCAACTGCAATAAAGGATACATAGATGCAGCGAGCCTGGAGGTGCACATGTCCACACacactgtcaaacatgcccgGATCTACTCGTGTGGTCTCTGCAACCGCACTTACACTTCA GAGACGTATCTGGTGAAACACATGGAGAAACACAACCCAGACCAGTTGACTGCATCAGCAGTCATGGCAGCACAGCCGGCACAACAGAACCAAAGCCAGGCCCAGGGCCAGGCTGGAGCTCAGAGCCGGGTAGAGAGTGCAGATGGAGCATCGAGCCGACCTGGAGGAGCTGGGAGTGGAGCGGCGGGCAGGGGCCAGCAAGGACACAGCCAGAGCAACTACCCTCAGACAGAATCCATCTCCTGTCCGTTTGACCTCCATCAATACAAGACAGTGTCTGCCAACGACATCCAGTACAAGCCAGTCAGTGTGGCGGACATTAGTACCCACAAGGACCTCTGTCTCACTGTGTCAGCATCCACCATCCAAGTGGAGCACCTCAACTCTTAG
- the znf384b gene encoding zinc finger protein 384b isoform X1 — translation MMEDSHFNSSYFWSPVPTMPGQIENAMFLNKVKEQQEKSASFSASSASHYQTTLLTIPTPGAKTDGGGQAGSAAHLHPPHSTQNITVLPVPSTGIMTAAGLVITTPQGTLVSPTSSQSFVSGHPATTMIVSALHSSEKKEADGNSHVVVMPAPSKRGRKKKTTVSRVGPLGMPGNETVILAHLTPGGQVTTLQHHARDPYDLSNEDEDHASKDSTKTYRCRMCAATFFSKSDMQIHSKSHTEAKPHKCPHCAKSFANSSYLAQHIRIHSGAKPYTCSYCQKSFRQLSHLQQHSRNHTDAKPHKCPHCTKSFANSSYLAQHIRIHTGVKPYTCSYCEKSFRQLSHLQQHSRIHTGDRPYKCSHPGCEKSFTQLSNLQSHRRQHNKDKPYKCPNCNKGYIDAASLEVHMSTHTVKHARIYSCGLCNRTYTSETYLVKHMEKHNPDQLTASAVMAAQPAQQNQSQAQGQAGAQSRVESADGASSRPGGAGSGAAGRGQQGHSQSNYPQTESISCPFDLHQYKTVSANDIQYKPVSVADISTHKDLCLTVSASTIQVEHLNS, via the exons ATGATGGAAGACTCTCATTTTAATTCATCATATTTCTGGTCTCCAGTCCCCACTATGCCCGGACAG ATTGAGAATGCCATGTTCCTAAACAAAGTAAAAGAGCAACAGGAAAAAAGCGCTTCCTTctctgcttcctctgcatcTCACTACCAGACGACTCTTCTCACCATCCCCACGCCTGGGGCCAAGACAGATGGAGGAGGCCAGGCTGGTAGTGCGGCGCACCTCCACCCTCCGCACAGCACCCAGAACATCACAGTGTTGCCTGTCCCCTCCACAGGCATCATGACAGCAG CTGGTCTGGTGATCACGACTCCTCAGGGAACTCTAGTCTCTCCAACCTCCTCTCAGTCGTTTGTGTCCGGCCATCCTGCAACAACCATGATTGTTTCAGCGCTCCATTCTTCAG aaaaaaaagaagcggACGGGAATTCACATGTGGTTGTGATGCCAGCGCCCTCCAAACGAGGGAGAAAGAAGAAGACCACAGTGTCTCGTGTTGGTCCTCTGGGCATGCCGGGAAATGAAACTGTAATACTGGCTCATCTGACGCCAGGTGGCCAG GTGACAACTTTGCAGCATCATGCTAGAGATCCATATGATCTCTCAAATGAAGACGAAGACCATGCCTCGAAAGATAGCACGAAAACATacag GTGCCGGATGTGTGCGGCGACCTTCTTCAGTAAGTCTGACATGCAGATCCACTCCAAGTCGCACACAGAGGCCAAACCTCACAAGTGTCCTCACTGCGCCAAGTCATTCGCCAACTCCAGCTACCTGGCCCAGCACATCCGCATCCACAGTGGGGCCAAGCCTTACACCTGCTCCTACTGCCAGAAATCTTTCAGGCAGCTCAGTCACTTACAGCAGCACTCACG GAACCACACAGATGCAAAGCCCCACAAGTGTCCCCATTGTACCAAGTCATTTGCCAACTCTAGTTACCTGGCCCAACATATCCGCATCCACACCGGAGTGAAACCCTACACCTGTTCCTACTGCGAAAAGTCCTTCAGACAGCTGAGTCACCTTCAGCAGCACAGCAG gATTCATACCGGAGATCGGCCATACAAGTGCAGTCACCCAGGCTGTGAGAAATCCTTCACGCAACTCTCAAATTTACAG TCTCACCGGCGTCAACACAACAAAGACAAGCCTTACAAGTGCCCCAACTGCAATAAAGGATACATAGATGCAGCGAGCCTGGAGGTGCACATGTCCACACacactgtcaaacatgcccgGATCTACTCGTGTGGTCTCTGCAACCGCACTTACACTTCA GAGACGTATCTGGTGAAACACATGGAGAAACACAACCCAGACCAGTTGACTGCATCAGCAGTCATGGCAGCACAGCCGGCACAACAGAACCAAAGCCAGGCCCAGGGCCAGGCTGGAGCTCAGAGCCGGGTAGAGAGTGCAGATGGAGCATCGAGCCGACCTGGAGGAGCTGGGAGTGGAGCGGCGGGCAGGGGCCAGCAAGGACACAGCCAGAGCAACTACCCTCAGACAGAATCCATCTCCTGTCCGTTTGACCTCCATCAATACAAGACAGTGTCTGCCAACGACATCCAGTACAAGCCAGTCAGTGTGGCGGACATTAGTACCCACAAGGACCTCTGTCTCACTGTGTCAGCATCCACCATCCAAGTGGAGCACCTCAACTCTTAG